The Pseudomonadota bacterium genome has a window encoding:
- a CDS encoding ABC transporter permease subunit, with translation MTELGLIYSYLSGRMPELLLRTGEHLMLTGLSTFFAILIGVPLGTYIFRYGFLRTPVMGIIGILQTIPSLAMLVFLLAILNKIGAAPALIALTVYALLPIVRNTLTGLDGVPPNLIEAAKGIGMTAYQELKLVRFPLAVPVIVAGIRTSAVVGVGIATLSAFIGAGGLGQFINRGLALSDTKLILLGAVPAAILALIVDFSIGGLEWALKPERKRDKKWSFKAIIRPVVFAIPFVIVLAGVLPTFISSFSAIYNESSHPGADKIIRIGTKNYTEQIILGEIMTQLIEAKTDITVDRRFNLGGSMICHGALVNGGIDLYAEYTGTALTAVLNAPVISNPDDALKFVSEKYMKQFDLIWLKPFGFNNTYAITVRSDDAKKNGWQKISDLAGVAHNLDAGFTSEFAERPDGYPGIKKTYNLSFKIIRDLDPSLMYEAIHNKKVDVICAFTTDGRIEAYKLKPLQDDKIFFPPYNAVPVVRMETLKKYPELKETLLLLYNKIDDTTMQRLNYAADGKGQSPSKVANDFLKSAGLLNN, from the coding sequence ATGACAGAACTTGGGCTTATATACTCTTATCTGTCCGGCAGAATGCCTGAGCTGTTGTTGCGCACCGGTGAACACCTTATGCTTACTGGCTTGTCTACTTTTTTTGCTATCTTAATAGGTGTGCCTTTAGGAACATATATTTTCCGATATGGATTTCTTCGTACTCCTGTAATGGGCATTATAGGTATACTTCAAACAATACCAAGTCTTGCCATGCTTGTATTTCTTCTTGCAATCTTAAATAAAATAGGAGCTGCGCCCGCACTTATTGCTTTAACAGTTTATGCCCTTTTGCCGATTGTAAGAAATACGCTTACAGGGCTCGATGGTGTACCACCAAACCTGATAGAAGCTGCAAAAGGTATTGGTATGACTGCATACCAGGAGTTAAAACTGGTTCGTTTTCCACTTGCAGTTCCTGTTATTGTAGCCGGGATCAGAACTTCTGCGGTTGTTGGTGTAGGCATTGCCACTCTTTCAGCTTTTATCGGTGCTGGAGGTCTTGGCCAGTTTATCAATCGCGGCCTTGCACTTTCCGATACAAAGCTGATTCTTCTTGGTGCTGTTCCTGCTGCTATCCTGGCGCTGATTGTGGATTTTTCAATTGGAGGTTTGGAATGGGCATTAAAGCCTGAAAGAAAAAGAGATAAAAAATGGTCATTCAAGGCAATTATCAGGCCGGTAGTCTTTGCAATTCCTTTTGTAATAGTTCTTGCAGGCGTTTTGCCCACATTCATATCTTCTTTTTCGGCCATATATAATGAATCGTCACATCCGGGTGCAGATAAAATAATTCGTATCGGAACAAAAAATTATACCGAACAGATTATCTTAGGCGAAATAATGACGCAGCTTATCGAAGCAAAAACGGATATTACTGTGGATCGCCGGTTTAACCTGGGCGGCTCCATGATTTGTCATGGAGCGCTTGTAAACGGAGGAATAGATCTTTATGCCGAATACACGGGAACGGCATTAACTGCAGTACTCAATGCCCCGGTAATATCAAATCCCGATGATGCATTAAAATTTGTATCTGAAAAGTATATGAAGCAGTTTGATCTGATATGGCTTAAACCTTTCGGCTTTAACAATACATATGCTATTACCGTCCGATCGGATGATGCAAAGAAAAACGGTTGGCAAAAGATATCGGATCTTGCAGGAGTTGCGCATAATCTTGATGCAGGCTTTACATCCGAGTTTGCAGAAAGACCGGACGGGTATCCGGGAATAAAAAAAACCTATAATCTATCATTTAAAATCATACGTGATCTTGATCCGTCTTTAATGTATGAGGCCATACATAACAAGAAAGTTGATGTAATTTGCGCATTTACCACAGACGGTCGAATCGAAGCGTATAAACTTAAACCGTTACAGGATGATAAAATCTTCTTTCCTCCATACAATGCTGTCCCTGTAGTAAGAATGGAAACATTAAAAAAATATCCCGAACTTAAAGAGACTCTTTTACTTTTATATAACAAGATTGATGACACTACCATGCAGCGGCTTAATTATGCGGCAGACGGGAAAGGACAAAGCCCGTCTAAGGTGGCAAATGATTTTTTAAAATCGGCAGGATTATTGAATAACTAA
- a CDS encoding ribonucleoside triphosphate reductase, with protein MFETIRKRDNRIVDFDSSKITVALVKSGKATGEFEERDARKLTLRVLTLAHEIRLGPIPDVEEIQDIVERVLLDSTFYKTAKAYIIYREQHAQIRSIATNANIDLVEHYIQKLDWKIKENSNMCYSLQGLNNYISSDVTSEYWLNKIYPPEIRDAHKKGDLHIHDLSLLSVYCVGWDLKDILVKGFRGVEGKVESAPPNHLRSALGQVVNFFYTLQGEAAGAQAISNFDTLLAPFIRFDGLKYNEVKQAMQEFVFNINIPTRVGFQTPFTNITLDLFVPSILKDHPVIVGGKEREETYSDFQPEMDMLNRAFAEVMMEGDAKGRVFTFPIPTYSITADFDWNNPNLDTVWKMTGKYGIPYFSNFVNSDLSPEDTRSMCCRLRLDNRELLKRGGGLFGASPLTGSIGVVTINLPRIGYIAETEDEFFGHLKEKINVGTQSLSIKRKILEKFTENNLYPYSKFYLRDVKNGTGLYWKNHFSTIGIIGMNEACLNFIGVDIASKKGLEFSLRVMDFIRNMLSEAQEETGDLYNLEATPAEGTSYRLCMKDKHDMPDIICANEEDYKNGAAPFYTNSTQLPVNYTDDIYETLQLQDSLQSKYTGGTVLHLFLGELISDITIIKGLIRKISTNFHLPYFTLTPTFSVCPSHGYLNGEQEQCPTCDAQTEVYSRVVGYLRPVKQWNNGKQAEYKMRKIYVLPSDDEEDKHFVSLESKTDDNDLDSCYEEPILRSQVSI; from the coding sequence GTGTTTGAAACAATCAGAAAACGAGACAACAGAATTGTTGATTTTGATTCATCTAAAATTACGGTTGCATTGGTTAAATCAGGAAAAGCAACCGGTGAATTCGAAGAAAGAGATGCAAGAAAACTTACACTTAGAGTTCTAACGCTTGCCCATGAAATCCGCCTCGGGCCAATTCCGGATGTTGAAGAAATACAAGATATTGTTGAACGTGTGCTCCTGGATTCTACGTTCTACAAAACGGCAAAAGCCTATATTATTTACAGGGAGCAGCATGCACAGATACGAAGTATTGCAACCAATGCCAATATTGATCTTGTGGAGCATTACATCCAAAAGCTTGATTGGAAAATCAAGGAAAACAGCAATATGTGTTATTCTTTGCAGGGACTGAATAATTACATATCATCTGATGTAACCTCAGAATACTGGCTTAACAAGATTTATCCTCCTGAAATAAGAGATGCTCATAAAAAAGGCGACCTACATATACACGATCTAAGCCTTTTGTCGGTTTACTGTGTGGGATGGGATTTAAAAGATATTCTTGTAAAAGGATTCAGGGGTGTGGAGGGAAAAGTGGAAAGTGCTCCACCCAACCACTTACGATCCGCACTTGGGCAAGTTGTCAATTTTTTCTATACACTTCAGGGTGAAGCAGCCGGCGCCCAGGCTATTTCAAATTTCGATACTCTTCTTGCTCCTTTTATACGATTTGACGGACTTAAATACAATGAAGTAAAGCAGGCAATGCAGGAATTTGTGTTTAACATAAATATTCCTACACGAGTCGGCTTTCAGACGCCTTTTACCAATATTACATTGGACCTTTTTGTTCCATCAATATTAAAAGATCATCCTGTAATAGTAGGAGGGAAAGAGCGCGAGGAAACATATTCCGATTTTCAGCCTGAAATGGATATGCTAAACAGGGCTTTTGCCGAAGTAATGATGGAAGGGGATGCAAAAGGAAGGGTATTCACATTTCCGATTCCAACTTATAGTATTACTGCCGATTTTGACTGGAACAATCCAAACCTTGATACGGTTTGGAAAATGACCGGCAAATACGGAATACCCTATTTTTCAAATTTTGTTAATTCCGATCTTTCTCCTGAAGACACAAGATCTATGTGTTGCAGGTTGCGCCTTGACAACAGAGAGCTATTAAAAAGAGGCGGCGGCCTGTTCGGCGCAAGCCCGCTTACCGGCTCTATAGGAGTTGTTACAATAAATCTTCCGCGAATAGGCTATATTGCTGAAACTGAAGATGAATTTTTCGGGCATCTTAAAGAAAAAATCAATGTTGGAACACAAAGCCTTTCTATAAAAAGAAAGATCCTGGAAAAGTTTACAGAAAACAATCTCTATCCTTACTCAAAATTCTATCTAAGAGATGTTAAAAACGGAACAGGTCTTTACTGGAAAAATCACTTTTCTACAATCGGAATAATCGGCATGAACGAAGCCTGCCTTAATTTTATAGGGGTAGATATAGCAAGTAAAAAAGGCCTGGAATTTTCTTTAAGGGTTATGGATTTTATACGCAATATGCTTTCTGAAGCACAGGAAGAAACAGGAGATCTTTACAATCTTGAAGCTACTCCGGCAGAAGGTACATCGTATCGTTTGTGCATGAAAGACAAGCATGATATGCCCGATATCATATGTGCCAATGAAGAGGATTATAAAAACGGGGCAGCACCGTTTTATACAAATTCAACACAACTACCTGTCAATTATACGGACGATATATATGAAACATTACAATTGCAGGATAGCCTTCAGTCTAAATATACCGGTGGCACAGTACTGCATCTGTTTTTAGGAGAACTTATATCAGATATTACAATAATAAAAGGACTTATCAGAAAAATATCAACCAATTTTCATCTTCCCTATTTTACCCTTACTCCAACATTTAGCGTGTGTCCTTCACACGGGTATCTGAATGGAGAACAGGAACAATGCCCGACCTGTGATGCCCAAACGGAAGTCTATTCAAGGGTTGTAGGATATTTGCGACCGGTAAAGCAATGGAACAACGGGAAGCAGGCTGAATATAAAATGAGAAAAATCTATGTACTGCCATCTGATGATGAAGAAGATAAGCATTTTGTAAGTTTGGAATCAAAAACTGATGATAACGACCTCGATAGTTGCTATGAGGAACCTATTCTCAGGTCACAGGTCTCAATATAA
- a CDS encoding ammonium transporter, which translates to MNKTHTFLKLLLTLVIIFFFAGIGYAAELEHVVDVQKYNRAIHIMAMLLAGFGFLMVFVKKYGRSAVTATYLLVSIALPLYILKDNLGILGGSGSEIDSLILAEFAAASLLICAGAPLGRLKMSQYILLGLLFIPCYAFNEWVLLDNGLGLISSGTFVDTGGSIVIHAFGAIFGLGVIMTMTSKNEIDLPIESDSTSDRFSLLGSMILWLFWPSFCAALVPPELVPHTAINVILALSGATIATYFASISIRGKVSAADIANAALAGGVAIGSTCDLASFPAAFIVGILAGALSTFGFAVLQKKIENLLKGIDTCGVMNLHGMPGLLGGIAAIFVVNGINKGSQITGIGITILVAIVTGFIAGKIIAILGRRIKPYDDIEEFEL; encoded by the coding sequence ATGAACAAGACTCACACGTTTCTAAAATTATTATTAACATTAGTAATCATTTTCTTTTTTGCAGGTATTGGTTATGCCGCAGAGTTAGAACATGTTGTAGATGTGCAAAAATACAATCGTGCAATCCATATAATGGCAATGCTATTAGCAGGTTTTGGTTTTCTAATGGTGTTCGTAAAAAAATATGGACGTTCTGCTGTAACAGCTACATATCTTTTGGTGAGCATTGCGCTTCCTCTTTATATACTTAAAGACAATTTAGGCATTCTGGGTGGATCGGGTTCGGAAATAGACAGTCTGATCCTTGCGGAATTTGCTGCAGCCAGCCTTCTTATTTGTGCAGGAGCTCCTCTCGGCAGGCTTAAAATGAGTCAGTACATTTTGCTCGGTCTTCTTTTTATACCCTGCTATGCCTTTAATGAATGGGTTCTCCTTGATAATGGTTTGGGGCTGATTTCTTCAGGAACATTTGTTGATACCGGAGGATCTATTGTTATTCATGCCTTCGGTGCAATCTTCGGACTGGGGGTGATAATGACCATGACCTCAAAAAATGAAATTGACTTACCTATTGAATCAGACTCAACAAGCGATAGGTTTTCCTTGCTTGGTAGTATGATCCTTTGGTTATTCTGGCCAAGTTTTTGTGCAGCTCTTGTGCCTCCTGAACTTGTGCCCCACACTGCAATCAATGTAATATTAGCCCTTTCAGGTGCTACAATTGCCACTTATTTTGCTTCGATTTCCATACGGGGCAAAGTCTCAGCCGCAGATATTGCCAATGCTGCTTTGGCAGGCGGTGTAGCTATTGGTTCAACCTGTGATTTAGCCAGTTTCCCAGCTGCTTTTATAGTAGGTATACTAGCGGGTGCCCTATCAACATTTGGTTTTGCAGTACTACAGAAAAAAATCGAAAACTTACTTAAAGGCATTGATACCTGTGGTGTCATGAACTTACACGGTATGCCCGGACTTCTTGGTGGCATAGCAGCTATTTTTGTTGTCAATGGTATAAACAAAGGCAGTCAGATAACAGGCATTGGTATTACTATTCTTGTAGCAATTGTTACAGGTTTTATTGCAGGAAAAATTATTGCGATTCTTGGAAGAAGAATAAAACCATACGATGATATTGAAGAATTCGAGCTGTAG
- a CDS encoding response regulator: MMNNIMVVDDEEGIRIALKKVLKKDGYEVFLAESGAEAIDIVKKHINEIETVISDFKMPGLDGLETLQQIGRINPEIIRIILTGYATLERAIESVNSDIDGFLTKPFDNNIIKLKIKEFHVKKRLKQFVPFQILEELQKYGNSLTPKNQKISVLFTDIRDFSGISKRISTLELADLLNLHYFHPLDNIIFEFNGTLDKHIGDSIMGIFGAPIVREDDPFRAVSCAIKMREKVAEINHEIKNKNLRIPVGFGISTGETMVGIFGSSIRKEYTALGQAVNFAAHLEQIAKEDQILICHETYKAVKDLFKFELIEGLIIKGMEGERSIYNVLEAL; this comes from the coding sequence ATGATGAATAACATTATGGTCGTTGATGATGAAGAAGGCATAAGGATCGCTTTGAAAAAAGTCCTGAAAAAGGATGGTTATGAAGTTTTTTTAGCTGAAAGCGGGGCCGAGGCTATAGATATTGTAAAAAAGCACATCAATGAAATAGAAACGGTAATCTCTGATTTTAAAATGCCCGGATTAGACGGTCTGGAAACTCTCCAGCAAATCGGCAGAATTAACCCGGAAATTATAAGAATTATTTTAACCGGATATGCAACTCTTGAGCGAGCTATTGAAAGTGTCAATTCAGATATAGACGGATTTTTAACAAAACCTTTTGACAATAATATTATCAAACTAAAAATTAAAGAATTCCATGTCAAAAAAAGATTAAAACAATTTGTTCCATTCCAGATCCTTGAAGAGCTTCAGAAGTACGGCAACAGCTTAACTCCTAAAAATCAGAAAATATCCGTTCTTTTTACCGATATTCGTGATTTCTCCGGAATATCTAAAAGAATAAGTACTCTTGAGTTAGCTGATCTCTTAAATCTGCATTATTTTCATCCTCTTGATAATATCATTTTCGAATTCAACGGCACACTTGATAAACATATAGGAGACAGCATTATGGGAATATTCGGAGCGCCGATAGTTCGCGAAGATGACCCTTTCAGAGCTGTTTCCTGTGCAATTAAGATGCGGGAAAAAGTCGCTGAAATAAATCATGAAATAAAAAATAAAAATTTAAGAATACCTGTTGGATTTGGAATCAGTACCGGAGAAACTATGGTAGGAATATTTGGATCATCCATCAGGAAAGAATATACTGCACTTGGGCAAGCAGTAAATTTTGCTGCGCATCTTGAACAGATTGCCAAAGAAGATCAAATTCTTATCTGCCATGAAACATATAAAGCCGTTAAAGATTTATTTAAGTTTGAATTGATTGAGGGGTTAATTATAAAAGGCATGGAAGGTGAAAGATCTATATATAATGTTCTCGAAGCGCTTTAA
- a CDS encoding ATP-binding cassette domain-containing protein translates to MIELLNVSKTFDSGLTYAVRELTLQVDEGETLVLLGSSGCGKTTTLKMINRLIESSSGIIKVNGQDINGINPVSLRRSIGYVFQGVGLFPHMTIEQNIELVPRFLGWSAEKRQNRTIELLTLVGLPAKEYAQRFPEELSGGQQQRVGVARALAANPDYLLMDEPFGALDAITRESLQQELMNLKNHLKKTIVFVTHDIFEALLLGDRIAVLHKGHLEQIGAKKEILGSPATQFVHDLFAKPARQLADIKDLS, encoded by the coding sequence ATGATTGAACTTTTAAATGTATCAAAAACATTTGACAGTGGCCTCACTTATGCGGTCAGGGAACTGACACTTCAGGTTGATGAGGGCGAAACTCTTGTTCTTTTAGGTTCTTCAGGTTGCGGCAAAACCACAACTCTTAAAATGATAAATCGTTTGATCGAATCATCTTCCGGGATAATTAAGGTAAACGGTCAGGATATCAACGGCATAAACCCTGTAAGTCTGCGTCGCAGCATAGGATATGTATTTCAGGGTGTCGGGCTTTTTCCTCATATGACAATAGAGCAAAATATTGAACTTGTACCCCGCTTTCTTGGCTGGTCTGCCGAAAAAAGACAAAATCGGACAATTGAACTTCTTACACTTGTAGGTTTACCAGCAAAAGAATATGCACAAAGGTTTCCTGAAGAACTTAGCGGAGGACAACAACAAAGGGTGGGTGTTGCCCGCGCTTTAGCTGCAAATCCTGATTATCTGCTAATGGACGAACCCTTTGGTGCGCTTGATGCTATTACCCGTGAATCACTTCAACAAGAGTTGATGAATTTAAAAAATCATCTTAAAAAAACGATTGTTTTTGTTACACACGATATCTTTGAAGCATTATTGCTTGGAGACCGTATAGCGGTTCTTCACAAAGGACATCTGGAACAGATCGGCGCAAAGAAAGAAATACTTGGGTCTCCTGCAACCCAATTTGTTCATGATCTATTCGCAAAGCCTGCCAGACAGCTTGCCGATATAAAGGATTTATCATGA
- a CDS encoding rRNA pseudouridine synthase: MRLQKYLSAAGFCSRRKGEQLILSGLVKVNGVAITALGTKIDPEHDVVEVEGNKIESKDDLIYIALNKPKGYVTTCRRENNKIVLDLVDIPQRIYPVGRLDKDSSGLLLLTNDGSLHNILSHPSFDHEKEYEVTVKWPITDKALDKMKEGLFLMGSKTRPAEISRISPEHFNITLKEGRNRQIRRMVVKVGNKVLKLKRIRISDIKLGNLKEGTWRYLKDKEKKALLKNYIAPKSIV, from the coding sequence ATGAGACTTCAAAAATACTTATCTGCCGCAGGGTTCTGTTCGAGAAGAAAGGGTGAACAGCTTATTCTATCCGGCCTTGTGAAAGTTAACGGTGTTGCAATAACTGCGCTTGGAACAAAAATAGATCCTGAACATGATGTGGTTGAGGTAGAAGGAAACAAGATAGAATCAAAAGATGATTTAATATATATAGCTCTTAATAAACCAAAAGGATATGTTACAACATGCAGACGGGAAAATAATAAAATTGTTTTAGATCTTGTTGATATTCCCCAGCGCATTTACCCTGTAGGCCGTCTGGATAAGGATTCAAGCGGACTTCTTCTTTTAACCAATGATGGCAGTTTGCATAATATTCTTTCGCACCCTTCTTTTGATCACGAAAAAGAGTATGAAGTTACCGTCAAATGGCCGATTACCGACAAGGCCCTTGATAAAATGAAAGAAGGGCTTTTTCTTATGGGAAGCAAAACAAGACCTGCCGAAATAAGCAGAATTTCTCCTGAGCATTTTAATATCACACTTAAAGAAGGCCGTAACAGACAAATACGCCGCATGGTAGTAAAAGTAGGAAACAAGGTTTTGAAGTTAAAAAGGATAAGAATCTCAGATATAAAACTGGGCAATCTGAAGGAAGGCACATGGAGATATCTGAAGGACAAAGAAAAAAAAGCTTTGCTTAAAAATTATATCGCACCAAAGTCTATAGTTTAA
- the argJ gene encoding bifunctional glutamate N-acetyltransferase/amino-acid acetyltransferase ArgJ gives MENTTCKGFTASGVISGLKKNGHKDLGLIYSEVPANVAGVFTKNKVQAAPVILDRQRIKTGLCQAIIANSGSANCCTGDKGMEDALSEAGFAASGLNINEEMVLVASTGVIGKPLELDKMKSAVPNLVKSLSADGINDFAQAIMTTDTVPKIASVKGEVGGCNFYITGVAKGAGMICPDMATMLCFIITDIKAESDFLKEALISSTNKSFNRITIDGDTSTNDTVLIMANGMSGIDTDSLPGKEYFQKLLDEVMIKLAKMVVKDGEGATKLVDITVNGAASESDARKIAGVIANSNLVKTALFGEDANWGRILAAAGRAGVEIKPESVDIYFDNVLMVKNGSGCGIDAEAKATKVLKKSEFTIVLDLKSGNANASILTCDFSIDYVKINADYRS, from the coding sequence ATGGAAAATACAACTTGTAAAGGATTTACAGCTTCCGGAGTAATCTCCGGTCTTAAAAAAAACGGACACAAAGATCTCGGCCTGATATATTCCGAAGTTCCTGCAAATGTTGCCGGAGTATTTACCAAAAATAAAGTCCAGGCTGCCCCGGTAATTCTTGACAGGCAAAGAATTAAAACCGGTCTTTGCCAGGCAATTATTGCAAACAGCGGAAGCGCCAATTGCTGCACCGGAGATAAAGGCATGGAGGATGCTTTGTCCGAAGCCGGATTTGCAGCATCCGGTCTTAATATTAACGAGGAAATGGTGCTTGTAGCCTCAACCGGTGTTATAGGAAAGCCACTTGAGCTTGATAAAATGAAAAGCGCTGTTCCAAATCTTGTAAAATCACTTTCCGCTGACGGCATAAATGATTTTGCCCAGGCAATAATGACCACAGACACTGTTCCAAAGATAGCATCAGTAAAAGGTGAAGTCGGAGGGTGCAATTTTTACATAACCGGTGTTGCAAAAGGTGCCGGGATGATTTGCCCTGATATGGCCACAATGCTATGCTTTATTATTACTGATATCAAAGCAGAATCAGATTTTCTTAAAGAAGCACTAATATCTTCTACCAACAAATCTTTTAACAGGATAACTATTGACGGCGACACAAGTACAAACGATACGGTTCTTATCATGGCAAACGGAATGTCAGGCATAGATACAGATAGCCTTCCCGGAAAAGAATATTTTCAAAAACTGCTTGATGAAGTTATGATCAAGCTTGCCAAAATGGTTGTAAAAGACGGTGAAGGTGCAACAAAACTGGTAGATATAACAGTTAACGGAGCTGCAAGTGAGAGTGATGCCAGAAAAATTGCAGGCGTTATAGCAAATTCAAACCTTGTTAAAACGGCTTTATTCGGAGAAGATGCAAATTGGGGAAGAATTCTGGCTGCAGCCGGAAGAGCCGGAGTAGAAATTAAACCTGAATCTGTGGATATTTATTTTGATAATGTGCTAATGGTAAAAAACGGCTCTGGCTGCGGAATTGATGCAGAAGCAAAAGCAACAAAGGTTTTAAAAAAGTCTGAATTTACCATAGTGCTTGATTTGAAATCGGGAAACGCAAATGCTTCGATTTTAACATGTGATTTTTCGATTGATTATGTCAAGATAAATGCCGATTACAGGTCGTGA
- a CDS encoding GHKL domain-containing protein, with the protein MNVKRTIAPQIEKNGLILIAFAMVAIYWVIDSLASGLLFPRTLIVTFVIIYGIFTQTLINSRKAALDDKEKTQQQLIQSESLAAIGQLVAGIAHELNNPLSSTASFIQSDIELINEQEEKREIDYEILADLEFSLKELNRAETIVKSVLGLSRQTQTYAENVNLNKILEDTLRILHNQYSSSDITIVKDFENNLQEINGNFANLGQVFINIIQNALQALPDNKGFIYLTTRYNNNTNCIEIECRDTGEGIPSEDIKDIFKPFYTTKEVGKGSGLGLYISHEIIKKHGGLITVSSNKDKGTTFLVALPARGEKNDE; encoded by the coding sequence ATGAATGTTAAAAGAACCATAGCCCCGCAAATAGAAAAAAACGGATTGATTTTAATCGCATTTGCAATGGTAGCAATTTACTGGGTTATTGATTCTCTGGCATCCGGCCTTTTATTCCCACGCACTCTTATCGTAACTTTTGTCATTATATATGGGATTTTTACCCAGACATTGATCAATTCCCGCAAAGCAGCTCTTGATGACAAAGAAAAAACACAACAGCAGTTAATACAGTCTGAGAGCCTTGCTGCAATCGGGCAACTTGTGGCAGGAATTGCACATGAATTAAACAATCCCCTCTCCAGTACCGCAAGCTTTATTCAAAGCGATATCGAATTGATAAATGAACAGGAAGAAAAAAGAGAAATTGATTATGAAATACTGGCTGATCTTGAATTTTCACTAAAGGAATTAAACAGGGCCGAAACAATAGTTAAAAGCGTTTTGGGACTGTCCCGCCAGACACAAACATATGCCGAAAATGTGAATCTTAATAAAATACTTGAAGATACATTAAGAATACTTCACAATCAGTATAGTTCTTCCGATATAACAATTGTAAAAGATTTTGAAAATAATTTGCAGGAAATTAACGGTAATTTTGCAAATCTTGGGCAGGTGTTTATCAATATAATACAAAATGCTTTACAGGCATTGCCGGACAACAAAGGATTTATATATTTAACTACAAGATATAATAACAATACAAATTGTATTGAAATAGAGTGCCGTGATACGGGAGAAGGAATCCCAAGCGAAGATATCAAAGATATATTCAAGCCATTTTATACAACAAAAGAAGTCGGTAAAGGATCAGGCTTAGGATTATATATATCTCATGAAATTATAAAAAAACATGGGGGCCTTATCACTGTGAGCAGCAATAAAGATAAGGGCACAACCTTTTTAGTAGCGCTTCCGGCCAGAGGAGAAAAAAATGATGAATAA